GAGATCGAATTTACAATATATGCTTTGTTTCCGTTGTGTGAATGTTTTGATTGAGatatataattctaattttatcaCTTTGTGTATTTTTTAGCCAGATCCAATTTGAAGAATGTGCAACGAAGTTTATATGATTTGGTCGCTTTGGTTGATAAAGTCTGTCCTACTGATTTCTTTGGGTCAggttattttgattttgcagCTAAATTTTCAAAAGTCTGTTTCAAACTTGCATCAAGTATAGAGAGGAATTGAAATTGTTTTTCACCGTTAACTCTTTGTTCATCTAAACGTTCTGGTTCATGATTTGAATTAGAAGGTGTATTTTTATCGTCGGTGCTACTAAAGCAGTATGTTTGTTCTATTGGTTCAGCGTCACTTAAATTGTGGTTGTAGTTGTGTTTCAAAGTTTCATCGTCATTGTTGCTATCAATGTTGATTTGTTCAAAAGTAACTAAGTAAGCAAGCTTGACCTTGCAAATTTAAAGATTCAGATATTAAGGTGGGAGTCTCCCAAATGTTAAAAGCTTACCTTGTAAAATTTGCGAGAAAATGCATGTTTTTGTCTTGTAAAACATAGCTCGATGTTTATGTGTGCTTATACATGAAGCTGAATTCTAACAGTGTTTCTCTATGAAAAAAGTGTAGATAAATTAATTGTTGAtacatatgttttaacatatacATGAAAACGTATTTTATCATCTAATAGTTAAAACTAACGTTTAGAGGCTTGATTCGCAGAAGGAGGTGGCTTCATCGGAAGTATAGCATGTCTTTTGTGCTGTTATGGAATATTGAAGTAGTCCTAGATTTGGTTTATGAacctaaataaaacaaaaagaatgtaAGTTAACAgaggttttattttaataatctcaTGTAgatataaattatgaaaaactATATGAATAAGATCAACATCGAGGAATCACTCAATACCTGGAGGtgtaatgaaaacaaaatctctTCTTGAGAGGCTGCTTCTGTTAACATCTTTGCTTCTTgtaatgtttaaaaaatattatatttagttatacAATAGAGACTAGAATGTAATGTCAGTGATACTTAACCTTTTCATATGGTGTCTGTTTTGCAGAAGATAGGTGTATGTTTGCCAATGTTAGGTAATTTCCATCATTCCTAGCAGGAAAGTTGGTAATGTCTCTAAAAACTCTATTAAATGTTGAAGTAAGAGGAACAAATCCATTAGACTGATTATTATGACTATGAGGAGTGGAACTTGGAAGTATTTGTGTCCTCTTTGTTTGAATTGaaacatattaaaaatctaTAAGAGAGTTTAGCTTTTTTAGTAATTAAgcttgtaatattgtgtttctTGGTGTTAGTGTTATGAGCTGCGGTGATGAGccgtatttatagagtttagAGGAGACGATAGAGTTTAATGTGAGAGAAGAGATAATCTTGTTGACCAAGCTAATAATATCTTGAAGATCTAAGATTTGTGGAATGTGTGAGTAGGATTTAGGATGATTATAAGGAATATGCTTCTAATATCTCAATGGATTCAACGCAAGAACCATTtaagatttttctttgattcGATAATGAATTTGCTGATATGGTTGGTTCCTAATTCTCCGTGAATCATAATTTATGATGATAAATAAGCATATTTATCCCCAAAATTATTTACTCAATTTGTTCAAAGGTCGCTGTAGAAGTATCTGTTTGGAAACAATTATATGGTAAACAGGATCCGAATAAGGTTACTCCTATGACTAAGGATCCGCATCTTGTTGCTCTATTTAGATTACCACTTTATcctcattgtttttttccttcttcatttgtttttttaagcgCAAAGGTATTATATGGAATTTTcgtaaagctttttttttttcctatttttgtactctccaattaatagtatcttcaattaatagtatagatttgaTGGAAGActttatttagtatttagaatttttttcaaGCATATCTTCGTTTGTAACTGAAACTTCGAAATCTTAGAAGCCACACACACTCATAATTATAGCATACAAGACGTAAATATTATGAATACATATGGGAAGAAGTATATATACGTAAGTTAAAGAAACAGAAGTTTTTGAAGAGAGAGAAATTGATCAAATTATGAAACTTTGTGGGGGTGTTAGTTTGAACTGCTTTAAGTGACGACCAATTCAGCCTATGTTGATTTATTAGTTCATTGTATGAAAACCACCGTTGGCCATTGCTTTCCTGACCTGAACTCTTGTCAAGCCAAATGCCAATAAGTcactataaattttaattgtcaACTCACATTTTTTCCCGCAAATTTTCAtctaaatttaaacaaatccaACATCCTAAAAAACTTTCTTATGTTCATAACTTTTTACTAGTGGAGAATAACTTAGGCTAACGAATAAGTGCGGATACATGACCAATCAGGATCAGAAGAATCAAAATCCTACCCGACAAAATCAATTACTGGAAACATATACAATTCAAggtaaaaacatttatttcacATGATGTTCAATGTCGTTGCGCTACATAAGATTGGTTCACTAATCATTCCAATCAGATCCTCGATCTCTCCCATGTCTGCGCTTCATTTGTAAGCTGGTTTGTGTCGTTGCCCATCTGTTGTCCTATCAGAGTTGACACTCCAGTCCCTATATTAGGCACTATCATCAAAACAGTTAACTTTTTCACATCTCTAAACTAGGTAGAATTAGCCATGACCAAAAGTTCATGAATGGatcaaaatataatcaaattatacCAAACACATCAAGAGACTTCATGTATTAATATACCTGTAGACGTAGGCATAACCAAGGCTTGCAGCTTAGCTTTGCGACGATTCGCTAAGATTATAGCGATGAACACATATGCACCAAGAACAAATGCTACCGCAGATACCACACCGATTATTATTGGCAGTTTACTGCTATTATCATTAGTTGATCCACCTGATCCGagatcaaatataaattttgtaaattacatAATACGCATAAATAAgtgtttaatttgttatttcgGCATAATTTCGCATGTTATGATCACTGTGAGCTTTcatcaaattaataaagaaaacaagttaaaaatgaattaaaaaatctaaatactAACCTGAGCTCACTCCATTGCTCCGTCCAGTTCCTTCTTTGCTAGTTCCACCGGAGCCTTAattaacacattaaaaaaacaaacgtaCATCACATTACATAAGTGACTATATAAtccaagtttttgttttttggcaaTTCTTGATTATACACAAATATAGactaatcacaaaaaaaattccatttcCCAAAACTAACCAGATCCGGATCCACTGCCCccagatcctcctcctcctcctcctcctcctccgcttcCACCTGATCCTGATCCGCTTCCGCCTTCGCTTGTACCCTTACTTATCACATAAAGCTCGGCTGCATTTATCATGGGCGGTAAAAGCGCACTAGCGGTGGAGTGGAGCACCAGTAGGGTGCTTGAGCTGGCCAACACATCTCTCACGACCACTTGCGTAGTTTTTCCAAACACAGGCACAACTGGACCCTTTCCAACTTGCTTACCACCAAAGAAAATGTTGAACGATCGTAAACTCGACTGGAGAGGCTCGGAGAAATACATAGCCAAGTAAATCGGAACTCCTTCTGAAGGAAGAGTGGGGTCGACTAATGCTAAGCCTTCCCCGGTCCAAGAATTACGGAGGACGGACTCAGGCGGCTTGTTTGATGCACCAGATGTATCGATCGTTACGGCCGTGGACGGTATTCCTGTGACCAATAAGTTTATGGTCGGAAGCCAAAACCTACCTTGAAGATCCGATCtagcaaaaataataataattattattacaattcGATGATGGTTGTAGTTAAAACTTGGCATTTATGTTTGTGTTGAGGTAACATAGTTCTAATTTTTTGATTTCATTAACAATTAATTTACCAAATTTTCTGATTTAAACGCTAGAAATTGCTGtttcatttaaaattatacacaTTTTAATCTTGAACACCAAAACTAAATATACTAAGTGATAGGATATCGATGGTTACCTTAGAACTTCTGTTGCACCATACGCACGTCGTTGTTGGTAAAATAAACCTTCACCAGGACCAAGCTCATCATACATGCCAGCGGCCAAATCGACAACTTCAATGGATGATACAAAAGGGTTCGATGAGGAAGACGTACGCACAAAGCAAACGCTGGTTTCTCCGCTGGTCGGAGAAAATATCAGCTCCAAAATGTACGGTTCAAATGCCGAGGATATCGATACAATGCCTCGGTGTTTCCCTTCAAACACTACGCTGAAGGTTGGAGTTGACGACTTCCCGTCGTAGTTCCCGTAGTAATACATCGTTCTCACCAGAACTTTTCCACCTTTTGTAACCGGAATGGCGGAGTAGCAATTGGTGTCGCCAGTAGGAAAGTACCGGAGTGTGGTGAGAGATTTCTCGACCGTGGTGGACGAAATGGTGGCCGACTCTCCGGATGTGATGAAGTCGTTGTCTCCAACCCATTTTAGGTTGTTGTTGTCTACGCCCGGCAATGACGTTCCACAGTCTATGTTTACGCCTGTAATAATTGATTTTGCATGCATGAATCATTGATGGTTatgaagtcttttttttttttgttcctaaaaTTAGTTTTAGTCATCCAACTTTACCCCCAGTTAATTTGCATACTATTACTGACATAATAAAAGCATCgtataattcaaaatatataccCCCACTTGATAATTGATAAATACAACTTATTGATATCTTGAACAATTGTTATGTTTCCATATAGTTGCTATGAATTGCCATTGTGGATCATGTGATTTTACAACACAGTAAACAAAAGTCATTTGACTCGATCCACATGATTAATGGACATTTTTTTAACGCTTAATGTGTGATGGTTTTTGGTAAAACTACATTACAGGCCGCAATGAATTTTCTGACCAACCAGAGGACAAGAAAAGTCATCTGCTAACATTTTTGTATGCATCCTCGTCACATAGAAAACACTAAgcaaaatttgaattataaacAGAATCCCTTAATTATGTGAATCCATCCGGACCAAGATGCTAGAGTTTACGGCCAAATCCAAGACTCTTCCTGCGGCtactaaagaaagaaaattttgaattacgTGTAATCAAAAATACTTACTGGAGGGTTATGGtgcaaagaaagaagataagaaaaagCAAGTCAGCAGCCATGGCCGGAGCTACTTTTGAACTAATGTTCTATACAAAATTTATAGAGACACCCgaatataaatacataatctGTGTATAAAGTGTTATATGTATCTAGTTGAGCTGTCAATTagtattttaaaaccaaattgaCATCGACCAAACATTATAAAACATGAGAACAAATTCCTTGAGTTGGTTATTCAAGAACGGCCAATTACAAAATATTCCAACATGcatttaatttatgataattcTTGTTCATGCAACCATGTAAGAAAATTTACTTTCAATGTAATATAGAAATCTTAGTTTTAATATCTGACactgaaaaaattatatgcaatTTGAGATcttattttaccaaaataaaaaataaaaaaataacaactcgAAGCCTAGTGGGTTAGTTGACTTGTGTGATCGCTAATGTGAGCAGGAAAGCGCAAATCAATTAACTccttgatcatatatattatagcaacttatttccaacattttttttttttgacttctCTAGTCGCATGCTTCTTCTATCATGTGGTGTTGACGTGTTGTGTACGGTGTACGGTGTACCTATCCCAAACGTTCCACCAAGCAACTTCCGGTTATTCAGTTTCATCTCATAGTCTCCAATTCATCGAGGACTTCAGTCAGAATCTTGACAACTTCAAAATCTGGTCCCATTAGCTCGAACGAACCAGCGATATCAAAATCAGACTGATAAAACTCTATATTTCTCCCTTTAGATGGATTGTCCATTTTCCCTTCTGTCTGATTTTGCAATTTGGTATCTTTTGAATGATATATGTGAGTCCATTCAGAGCCACATACTGTGCATATGGAACATATAATCATATCGTAGAGAGCAAAGCTCTCCACCTTGATCAGCAATTATCATAAACCAGTTTGGACTCTTCTCCGTACTTCCCCATaaggatctctctctctcaactgaGGTGTATCAAGTGCAGTTGCACCATACCTCAGTTGCAACTGCAACACTAATAACATCTTTGTACTGAAGCCGGAGACGGTTCGTTATCAAACAAGACAGAGAATACAGTGCCACGGAACTGTAAGCGTGGAAGaagaactgaaaacaaaaacagaaccaaaacagaaacagaatcaATGCTCAAAACACTCTTCTAAAACAGAACTGAAGACAAAAAATAACCGCTTCTAGCTCAATACTACGTGTTTTGGAATaaagaatttatgttttttttttaatatttcaaaacactcttttattaaaaggaaaaagagaaatcgATTGTTCAAGAAAGTGCTAGGCGGAATCCAGGCGGTAACctaacgcctagcgcctagaagaATTAATCGGAGTTTAAGCGTTTTTAAAGCGTTCTAGGCAGATATATACATTTatgcaaaaatattatatataatatataatatgtatatgtatatataaccaaaatttaaaCAGGGATGAAGACAAATATATTTCATTGTAACATTTGGtgaagttattaaataaaacctattataatgaataaaaataacaagaaatgTGAGGACAAAATGGCTAAATAAGAAAAGCCATGCCAATTTTTAAAGCCCAATAAAGAGTTAAATTGTTCACATGACTCCATTCACAAGTAAAAGCGTTTGTAAATTAGGATTTATGTTAAGAACATGTTTTTGCAACCGCCTAAAACCGCCGAATCTGATTAAACGCTGCCGAGACCGCCAAATAGCTTGTCCTGCTTAGTACTGCCAATTAAAGAGAAAGCGTGGCGGACCCCTCACGCCCAGCGCCTATGCGACGCCTACACAATCACACATTATTATCTTCAATTCTCAAACTATAAGGTTAGGCGCTTAACCGGAGATATTAATGGATTTGACCTCAGGCTTCTTCTCCGGCACTTTCGGCACCGTGACCGACAAGACACCATTCTCCATACTGGCCTTCACTTCCTCCACCTTGGCATTCTCCGGCAGCCTAAACCTCCTCATGAACTTCCCACTTGACCTCTTCACACGGTGCCACTTGCCACTCTTCTCTTCATTCTCACTGCTCCTCTCTCCGCTGATCTGAAGTATGTTCCCATCTTCAACCTCCACTTTCACCTCTTCCTTCTTAAGCCCCGGCAAGTCCGCCTTGAACACGTGTGCCTCAGGTGTTTCCCTCCAGTCCACTTTAGCGTTTGTGAACGCTGCCACGTCCTTATTAGCCAGTGCGTTTGCCTGCGACAAGAACCCTTCGAACGGATCCCATACGTCTAGCGAGAATGGGTCGAACACGTTTGTTCTTCGGCCTCTAAAAATGCTCGGAATTAGAGACATTGCTTGACTTCCTTAACTCTGTTTTGATAGTGTTCTGTTTTCAGATTTTGCTTTGCTTTAAACTCTTTGCTTTTGTGTTGATTCAAACACATACGTGCCCTAGTGTATATAtagggagggagagagagagaagaagagggtaGAGTGATAAGAGAGAAATGTTCTGCAAGTTTCTTCAAAAATCAAGAATCTTCTTTAGAAGCCTACAACTACAAGAATTTCAGGTGCTTTCACGAAGTTTCGGttagggctgggcattcgggtaacccgctcgggttcgggtattacccattcgagttcgggtaaacgggtttagaaaaatagaactcattgggtatttttagatatatgggttcggttcggtttaggtactatcgggttcgggtcggtttaggttacaaattttagaacctgattagtacccgaactaccgggtacccaaaaaaatataattaaatttaaataaatttagttaaattttgacttacataacaaaatattttagatattttgattatttttgatatttaggtataaaactaaatgaaatattcaaaattataatcataattttggggtaattgcattatattaatgatacatattataaatatgtttatatgttcgggtttgatgggtacccaaacgggtaatGGGTATTGCCCGACTCTAACCtgaacccacgggtattagaaaatagaacccaatagagttttataggcaaacccgtatCCAACCCGAACCTGGTTTTTCAGGTCGGGTTCAgggttgggtattcgggtatGGTTTTTATGCCCAGACCTAGTTTCGGTGCTGAGGGTTGAGCCGACGTGCAATTCACCAAGTAGACGGCTGAACGCCATGCCGTTTAAGTTTAAATAAGCTTTGTTAATGGGCTTTACTATTGTGGCCCATTTAAGATCTCTAGTTGTTAGAACTAAGATaccaatttaaaaacaattttttaaaaaaagttttataatatattaactaaTATTGGTATGTTTgctactttttattttctttttgatgatgacatagaaaatattattatcctGCTAAGTAcaaaatttgaagtaaaaaataGTGAACTCGACAAGgctattttttttgtacattGAATATCCAAAGGTTTAAGAAAAGAATATCACATTTGATTATGTGGTTTAATAATACCTCGTCTTCAAACTAAAAGTAgatttaaaacatgacataacaGCCGTTGAAATACGAAATTGGTAACCGGTGATAAAATTCCAAGAcaattgagaaaaaataaacgTTTATCAAATACTACCACAAATCAGTAATCAAATTTTCTCCTATAGTAATCCTTATATACCTGTCAGCTCTTTGTTGATTTCATATGAATCTTGCGTCCCaaaatttttttactgtttaaaTTGTGTCAATAAGagcaatttttttacaaaatgtatGCATGACTCTTTTGTATTGTGTTTGGataataaactatttttctCACAATGGTCTCCAACATTGTTAGTGCTAATATAACTTTTTGTGGCATGGCTGCACCTCTATATGTGCAGTATGTCAAAAAAGTTCTCTTGGAAGCCAAGAATGATTCAGAGACCAAGACTGCTTCTGCACTTTCAATGATAATATTGAGTGTGATAATGAATTAGTGTGatgaaggaaaaagaagagCCACAACCCACAGTAAGCGATTTAGGATTTTGAGGTTTTGTTTAATGAGTCATCTGTTTGTTTTGAGAGATGATAGAAACAAACCTTTATTTGTAAGTGTGAGTGAAGCAAAGATGTAAATGGGTGAATGTCAACTGATAATTAGTCTTGCAGCTATTAGTGATTTAAATTGTGTTTGGCTTTTGACACAAACGATTTTTGTGGCCATTTTTggaattataaaatatatatttttaaataatggtGGTttagtgtgtgtgttttgtacattttataatcattttaatGCAAATATTTCCCTAATTTGTGTGTTTATCATGTATTTAACGTTTTTGTGACATGTATTTTTTTCGTAAAATCACATGGGTTTACAATATTTTGTAGGTTTATGAagtaatttaaacaaaacaaaacttacaaatGTTAGTTtatcttaaataaataaataaatatatatatatatatatgtgtgtatttgtgtgtgtattttatctataatttacttttatagttttaacattttcaaaacgaataaaattaaaaattatattttaatgttataaaataataatttttattgtaatatatcataaatatgtttgttaaatattgtatCTTGTATTTTACttgaggtttttcttttcttcttataatcGGTGtgaattgatagattaattgattCTTCATATCTAGTAAACAATGACTTAGACGTAATATTTTAACTAATACGAACtatgtttgattgttttcaAGTAAGTTCTCCGTCCTTTTTCCTCACTACTCTAGTCTCCAAATTAGTAACCAAATGGGACGAAAAAGACTAATAATGTGTATACTGGTTGCCAATAAAAGAGTCATCAAATAATATCCAAGTATTAAAGTAAATCCTTAGACTACATATAATTCAACAAGTTTGTCTCTAGCAAGTTTCCGTATAGCCACCCACCCTTCGATTTTCACAGTTTTTATTTCCTGACCTGAATAAATTATATAGCCTATAGGTAggtaaatttaatttatcaGGAAGACTATAAAGTTATATGTGCTTTAATATTGGAAGATATCGATGGCATGAAGAGTACGTATCAAGAAGACCATACTTCATACTTGCTCTTATGTCCCAAAAACACCTCTCTTATTAAGATTTGTTACTTACATTGACACAACATTTTCATGATTAcaggaaaaaagaaagtcaCATTATTATTACTTTCACACACAACACATTTTTCCTCTTCAATGCTTGAACTTTAAAGTTCCCCTTAACCGGAAATATCAATGGACTTCACTTCAGGCTTCTTCTCCGGCACTTTCGGCACCGTAACAGACAACACACCATTCTCCATACTGGCCTTCACTTCATCCACCTTCGCATTCTCCGGCAGCCTAAACCTCCTCATAAACTTCCCACTCGACCTCTCCACACGATGCCACTTGTCACTCTTCTCTTCATTCTCACTGCTCCTCTCTCCGCTGATCTGAAGTATGTTCCCATCTTCAACCTCCACTTTTACCTCTTCCTTCTTAATCCCCGGCAAGTCCGCCTTGAACACGTGCGCCTCAGGTGTCTCCCTCCAATCCACCTTAGCGTTTGTGAACGCTGCCACGTCCTTATTAGCCTGTGCGTTTGCCTGCGACAAGAACCCTTCGAACGGATCCCATACGTCTAGCGAGAAAGGGTCGAACACGTTTGTTCTTCGGCCTCCAAAAGTGCTCGGAATTAGAGACATTGCTACACTTCCTTAACTCTGTTTTGAtagtgttctgtttttttttgtaattttgcttTTCTATGGACTCTAAGCTCTTTGTTAATTCAAACACATACGTGCCCTAGCGTATATAtagggagagagaagaatagaGTAGAggataagagaagaaaagttcTGCAAGTTTCTATAAAACTCAAGAATCTTCCTTGTAACGAATAGGTGCTTTCAAGAAGTTTCGATGGTGAGGGTTGAGCCGACGTGCAATTCATCAAGTAGACGACTGAACGCCATGCCGTTTTTGTTTACATGAGCTTTGTTAATGGGTTTTACTATCGTGGCCCGTTAAGTTCTCCATTATTCGAAACAAAGATGCcgatttaaaaacatatttcttttaaagtattataatattaaataaaattggagCTCGTAAGTAAGAGTgaatattttgataaattaagTATAGTCTTTTTAATTTCGTCAGCgaatttaatacaaaatttaacaaaaaaaatttcaaataatcgttaaacatttctttgtttttctttatatcaATGATCTTTAAAACACTCCCTATATTTATAACGAGGataaagttgatttttattCTTCAATCTTTCATTCCTTCTTGGTCTAAGATGAGTTTATTGGGATAACTACAACTATATTCACATAACACTTGctatactttatatatttttccctATCTCATATAGATGTAGTTGGTCATCGACTTACTAGTTGTCATATTGTgatgtataaataaatacattgaCTTCATTTGTATCAAAGATACTCAAataatcaaacacaattaataggATTTGGCCGAGCTGTTAATAACTAATGTCTCCAACAAGAGCATAAAACATGCATCTCTCTCGAAGAACAACTTCACTTgtataaaaatacatattatgCATTGTGTAAGAAActcagttttaattttttttccttatattttaTAGTTACGCTATAATTGGGTTACACCAGCTCTTAAATCTTAGTTCAgtagattttattaaatttataatgattAATTCAACATGAAGTGCTTCCAAAAGATTTATCTTTCAAGActtgatatatatgttaatgataattcatttaatttgctatataataatgtatatatggGTGTGACTAGAATTTTTCTTAGCAGAACAAAATTGGGtggaatataaaattttatggaaTCCTACTAACCAATTATGcggatttttgtttgttatatatatataaaaccttttttcttaTGTTACTTCTTTCTTTGTATCATTAATCTTTAACCCGGATTAAACAATTTATGACaaggaattatatatatgtttacctAACTGCGGATAAATGAGGATTTTAGATtcataaaatcaaaaacttgcaaataaaaaacgaataaaAAGTAATAGTAATCAATGTAAACATGTACAATTCAACGGTAAAAACATCTATTTCATATGATGTTCAGTGTCATTGGGCTACATACGACTGGTTCACTCCAATCAAGTCGTTGATATCTCCCATGTCTGACTCATATGCAGGCTGGTTTGAGTCGTTACCCATTTGTTGTCCGAATAGAGGAGACGCTCCCGTCCCCATATGAGCCACtataatcaaaaaatttaactGGTCACATCTCTAGGGTAGATAGATAATAGtcaataaccaataatttatattgttaattagaaCGAATGGATCAAATATAATCACtagatataaaaacaaattacaacaaaCACTTTAAGGAACCAATGTATATATACCTGACGTAGGTATAGCCAAGGCTTGCAGCCTTGCCTTGCGACGATTGGCTAAGATAATTGCGATGAACACATATGCAATGAGGACAAATGCTACCGCGGATACCGAACCTAGTATAGTTGGCAGTTTATTGTTCTTTCCTTCACTGGTTGACCCCCCTGACCCAATATATCAAATGTAATTAAGTTAAAAGAATGTtcgatttgtaaaaaaaaatcaaaatgtatacATAAGTCCATATACAAACCTGAGCTCACATCATTTCTCCCTCCAGTCCCTCTATTATTGCTAGACCCACCGGAACCTAAACAACGAAATAAATTTATGCGTATATAGTACCTAGGGAACCAAATGatcaaaatatacttataaGTTTGATATTTTAGTGATTCAAAAATTCTACTTGGAAACCTAGACTAATCTCTAAAAATgcatctacaaaaaaaacaaacctccAGATCCGCCACTACCAGaccctcctcctccaccgccaccacctccacctGTCCCTGATCTGTTTCCACCTCCACTTCCGCTTGTACCCGTACTTATCACATAAAGCTCCAACGCATTTATCATGGGCGGTAAAAGCGCACTAGTGGTGGACTGGAACACCAGCTGGGAGCTTGAGCTAGCCACCACATCTCTCACGACCACTTGCGTGGCTTTTCCATACACAGGAACTATTGGTCCTTTACCAACTTTCTTAccgccacataaaatgttgaacGATCGTGCACTTAAGTCAAGAGGCTCAGAAAAATACATAGCCAAGTAAACCGGAACTCCTCCAGAAGGGAGAGTGGGGTCGACTAATGATAAGCCTTCCCCGGTCCAAGAGTTACGGAGGACGGACTCAGGCGGTTTGTTTGATGCACCAGATGTATCGATTGATGCAGCCGTAGATGGTATTCCTGTCAACAATATGTTTATCTCCGAAGGAAGCCAGAACCTACCTTGAAGATCCGACCTagccaaccaaaaaaatattccttcttattatatattaatctctttgtgttcaaattttttttaatatttatcacGTAAATTTATTTcgtagtttttattttcttgtcaatACTTTTGCATATTGTAAACGTTG
The Camelina sativa cultivar DH55 chromosome 6, Cs, whole genome shotgun sequence genome window above contains:
- the LOC104790859 gene encoding 17.4 kDa class I heat shock protein-like, with the protein product MSLIPSIFRGRRTNVFDPFSLDVWDPFEGFLSQANALANKDVAAFTNAKVDWRETPEAHVFKADLPGLKKEEVKVEVEDGNILQISGERSSENEEKSGKWHRVKRSSGKFMRRFRLPENAKVEEVKASMENGVLSVTVPKVPEKKPEVKSINISG
- the LOC104698908 gene encoding uncharacterized protein At1g24485-like, producing the protein MAAVLLSILFFLSIITLSLASVNIDCGTSLPGIDKNNIKWVGENDFITSGSSATVSSTTVEKYLTTLRYFPTGDSNCYSNIPVTKGGKVLVRTMFYYGNYDGKSSSPAFNVLFEGKHRGTVSISSAFKPYLLELIFSPASEETNICFVRTSSSSNPFVSSIEVVDLDDGMYDELGPGEGLFYHQRVAYGTTEIVRSDLQGRFWLPSEINILLTGIPSTAASIDTSGASNKPPESVLRNSWTGEGLSLVDPTLPSGGVPVYLAMYFSEPLDLSARSFNILCGGKKVGKGPIVPVYGKATQVVVRDVVASSSSQLVFQSTTSALLPPMINALELYVISTGTSGSGGGNRSGTGGGGGGGGGGSGSGGSGGSGGSSNNRGTGGRNDVSSGGSTSEGKNNKLPTILGSVSAVAFVLIAYVFIAIILANRRKARLQALAIPTSVAHMGTGASPLFGQQMGNDSNQPAYESDMGDINDLIGVNQSYVAQ
- the LOC104790858 gene encoding 17.4 kDa class I heat shock protein-like, encoding MSLIPSTFGGRRTNVFDPFSLDVWDPFEGFLSQANAQANKDVAAFTNAKVDWRETPEAHVFKADLPGIKKEEVKVEVEDGNILQISGERSSENEEKSDKWHRVERSSGKFMRRFRLPENAKVDEVKASMENGVLSVTVPKVPEKKPEVKSIDISG